A genomic region of Aspergillus oryzae RIB40 DNA, chromosome 1 contains the following coding sequences:
- a CDS encoding uncharacterized protein (predicted protein) produces the protein MIDIRFHDSTAICNTIVNYAINKTSEPVIGFLLRNDDNCVTKVTAYVGRYEPTGVDILYGIELTYKDGKRSIRVGTRGESSKSLSLGHGEKISHMVIRATDRVDGLEVKTNRDQHSTVGGRWRTS, from the exons ATGATTGATATAAGATTCCACGATTCCACTGCCATCT GCAACACCATCGTCAACTACGCAATCAACAAGACCTCCGAGCCAGTGATCGGGTTCCTGCTACGCAACGACGATAACTGCGTGACAAAGGTTACTGCATATGTTGGCCGTTACGAACCAACCGGAGTAGATATCCTATACGGTATCGAGTTGACCTATAAAGACGGCAAAAGGAGCATCCGGGTTGGAACCCGAGGCGAGTCCAGCAAGAGTTTATCTCTTGGCCATGGTGAAAAGATCAGTCATATGGTGATACGCGCGACAGATCGCGTCGACGGTCTGGAGGTGAAAACCAACAGAGACCAACACTCCACAGTGGGAGGAAGGTGGAGAACATCATGA
- a CDS encoding cytochrome P450 (cytochrome P450 CYP3/CYP5/CYP6/CYP9 subfamilies) — translation MFPCCLVPTISTSQPVEVSIAAIASWSYNVFFHPLSNYPGPRLAAATRLWYAWHCAKGSLPFAIHKLHLRYGDVVRVAPDELSYIHPDGWNEIYGHRPGQSEIPKDPSFYSSALSSPEGIFRAPRDRHGYIRRQMSHGFSEKSMREQEDTIRHYADLMISYLSTQANGPKENVVDFTRWYNYFTFDVMGQLVFGESFNCLQSSGFHPWVSIIFDSIRYNVFVRCTQFWPWLSPVIRRFIPKSFQRRKIEQQALSREKANYRKTIHDGRNDLVANLLKPDSGVTDLEYQSTVQTLIVAGSETTASLLCGVTFHLLNNPEKLEKAVKEVRSEFDSADKISFVSVNKLHYLLACLNEALRVYPPVADGFPRRTGSNVEVINGQPVPPNTAIRMTHWATYRSPRNFVRPNEYLPERWLGNAPGFEKDHKNALQPFHVGPRNCIGRNLAYMEMRLLLALVLWNFDLELYPASKLWDKQRVYNLWEKPELKVKVLPRKI, via the exons ATGTTTCCGTGCTGCTTAGTTCCGACCATATCGACTTCCCAGCCGGTCGAG GTCTCTATTGCAGCTATTGCCTCGTGGTCGTACAACGTGTTCTTCCACCCACTGTCGAACTATCCTGGACCTCGGCTCGCCGCAGCTACTAGGCTATGGTACGCCTGGCATTGTGCTAAAGGCTCTCTGCCCTTTGCCATTCACAAGCTTCACCTCAGGTATGGTGATGTAGTCCGAGTGGCTCCAGATGAGCTCTCGTATATCCACCCAGATGGGTGGAACGAGATTTATGGTCATCGTCCTGGACAGTCGGAGATTCCGAAAGATCCAAGCTTTTATTCGAGTGCACTATCCAGTCCGGAGGGTATCTTTCGCGCCCCCCGGGACCGTCATGGATACATTCGAAGACAGATGTCACATGGATTCTCTGAGAAGTCGATgagagaacaagaagacaCTATACGACACTATGCGGACCTGATGATTAGCTACTTGAGCACTCAAGCCAATGGACCGAAGGAAAATGTTGTGGACTTCACCCGTTGGTATAAT TATTTCACGTTCGATGTCATGGGTCAACTGGTCTTCGGGGAATCCTTTAACTGTCTTCAAAGCTCTGGCTTTCACCCCTGGGTCAGCATAATATTCGACAGCATCCGTTACAATGTATTCGTTCGATGCACCCAATTCTGGCCCTGGTTAAGCCCGGTCATCAGAAGGTTTATTCCGAAGAGCTTCCAACGCCGTAAAATTGAGCAGCAAGCGCTAAGCCGAGAGAAGGCAAATTATCGGAAGACCATCCATGACGGTCGGAACGATCTGGTTGCCAATCTTCTTAAGCCTGACAGTGGTGTAACTGATCTGGAGTATCAATCAACGGTGCAGACATTGATCGTTGCGGGCAGCGAAACTACTGCCTCCTTACTATGCGGTGTTACTTTTCACCTCCTTAACAACCCAGAAAAACTGGAAAAGGCAGTGAAAGAAGTCCGGAGCGAGTTCGATTCAGCTGATAAGATCTCCTTCGTCAGCGTAAACAAGCTCCATTATCTTCTGGCTTGCCTTAATGAAGCGTTACGTGTTTATCCTCCTGTGGCGGATGGATTTCCACGGAGAACGGGATCTAATGTAGAGGTGATCAATGGTCAGCCAGTGCCCCCAAAT ACTGCCATTCGGATGACACACTGGGCAACCTACCGTTCTCCCCGAAACTTCGTGCGTCCCAATGAGTACCTCCCCGAACGATGGTTAGGCAATGCTCCAGGTTTTGAGAAGGATCACAAAAATGCTTTGCAGCCGTTCCATGTTGGACCTCGCAATTGCATTGGTCGAAA TCTTGCATATATGGAAATGCGCCTGCTGTTGGCTTTGGTACTCTGGAACTTTGATCTGGAACTTTATCCAGCTTCGAAGTTGTGGGATAAGCAACGAGTATATAATCTGTGGGAGAAGCCAGAGCTGAAGGTTAAGGTTCTGCCTAGGAAAATATAG
- a CDS encoding putative Ste20-like serine/threonine protein kinase (serine/threonine protein kinase), producing MEGLVDPESIYMKQNCIGGGSFGRVYKGVDKRTGASVAIKIIDVENAEDEVEDIIQEIAILSELNSPYVTRYHGSFLKGSSLWIVMEFCSGGSCSDLMRPGTIPEDYIMIILRELLRGLDYLHSDKKLHRDIKAANILLTSSGQVKLADFGVSGQLSATMTKKNTFVGTPFWMAPEVIKQSGYDYKADIWSLGITAIELANGEPPYSDIHPMKVLFLIPKNPPPTLQGNYSKAFKNFVELCLRRDPRERPSARELLEHPFIKRAKKTNYLTELIERYERWHAVYGNKNADEEDEPAYEPPPKPTNAEDEDDLWDFGTVRPAGRGPGLKPMKEADMNTRGHESSEWETKDRPPREPVENNSYTPQRPTQTKHIPTAASKPSSPTKVPLPPSPLKQGPAEVKPRTPTHLQRPNSQQLRESPGSEYDKALQQSLAQDISFLHIDPTPESPSPSVKNRNSVPVPQESRKANLPRPSGVPSHQERISAQPLRRPSDQSPRPAVESRPHHQVFQQHPRPPPTPRHASPQPQRLPQTPMQPPGLGSSFGPLHRGIDPNLQPSVGIPPSNEITALNSVILPALKAAVRRRSRRLELLSRNPSAENGHTRMETYELQSNREYVQQMMESLVNDLGGIFTRIERWDSEAPVGMGADVSSFLEGFLEEVLVRIEPADEESPTPSN from the exons ATGGAAGGACTAGTAGATCCAGAGTCTATTTACATGAAACAGAATTGTATTG GGGGTGGGAGCTTTGGGCGTGTCTACAAAGG GGTCGATAAGCGGACGGGCGCCTCTGTCGCAATCAAAATTATCGATGTGGAAAATGCCGAAGACGAAGTCGAAGATATCATCCAAGAAATTGCCATCCTATCCGAACTCAACTCCCCATATGTGACAAGGTACCATGGCTCTTTTTTGAAAGGTTCAAGCTTATGGATTGTTATGGAGTTCTGCTCCGGGGGTAGTTGTTCTGATTTGATGCGTCCGGGGACAATCCCGGAGGATTATATCATGATCATTCTGAGAGAGCTCCTTCGAGGATTAGACTATCTTCATAGCGATAAAAAGTTGCACCGCGACATCAAAG CTGCAAACATTCTTCTAACTTCAAGCGGGCAGGTAAAACTGGCGGACTTTGGTGTCTCTGGCCAACTATCAGCAACGatgaccaagaagaacactTTTGTAGGTACACCATTCTGGATGGCTCCAGAGGTTATCAAGCAATCGGGGTATGATTACAAAGCGGATATCTGGTCCCTCGGGATCACAGCAATTGAACTGGCCAATGGAGAACCCCCGTACTCCGATATTCATCCTATGAAAGTCTTGTTCCTGATCCCCAAGAACCCTCCCCCAACTTTGCAAGGAAACTACAGCAAGGCTTTCAAAAACTTCGTTGAGCTGTGCCTGCGCCGCGATCCCAGAGAACGACCGTCAGCCAGGGAATTGCTCGAACATCCTTTCATCAAGAGGGCGAAGAAAACCAACTATTTGACAGAATTGATTGAACGCTATGAGCGGTGGCATGCTGTCTATGGCAACAAAAAcgctgatgaagaagacgaaccTGCATATGAGCCTCCACCGAAGCCCACAAatgccgaagacgaagatgatctCTGGGATTTTGGGACTGTACGCCCCGCTGGACGGGGTCCTGGTCTGAAGCCCATGAAAGAAGCGGATATGAACACCCGAGGTCACGAATCGTCAGAGTGGGAGACGAAAGATCGGCCACCAAGAGAACCAGTGGAAAACAATAGCTACACGCCGCAGAGGCCTACACAGACAAAGCACATCCCAACTGCTGCGTCAAAGCCTTCGTCACCAACAAAAGTTCCGTTACCACCATCCCCATTGAAACAGGGCCCGGCAGAGGTCAAGCCTCGAACACCTACCCACCTTCAGAGACCAAATTCCCAACAGCTAAGGGAGAGCCCCGGTAGCGAATACGATAAAGCTTTACAGCAATCATTGGCCCAAGACATATCTTTTCTCCATATTGATCCTACTCCGGAAAGTCCCTCGCCCTCCGTAAAAAACCGGAATTCCGTTCCAGTCCCCCAGGAATCTAGAAAAGCCAATCTACCTCGCCCTTCAGGGGTCCCATCACATCAGGAACGCATATCAGCACAACCCTTGCGGCGTCCTTCGGACCAAAGTCCTAGACCTGCAGTGGAATCCCGGCCTCACCACCAAGTGTTCCAACAGCATCCTCgcccaccaccaacaccaagacACGCATCTCCCCAACCACAACGACTTCCCCAGACACCGATGCAGCCCCCTGGTTTGGGGAGTAGTTTCGGTCCGCTTCATAGGGGTATAGATCCCAATCTACAGCCTAGTGTTGGAATACCTCCATCGAACGAAATTACAGCGCTGAATAGTGTTATCCTACCTGCTCTAAAGGCAGCAGTGCGCCGTCGTTCTCGTCGCCTGGAACTTCTATCGCGCAATCCTAGTGCAGAAAATGGCCACACGAGAATGGAAACATATGAACTCCAATCAAATCGGGAATATGTCCAGCAAATGATGGAGTCTCTCGTGAATGACTTGGGGGGAATATTTACAAGGATTGAGCGTTGGGACAGCGAAGCACCCGTCGGAATGGGCGCTGATGTCTCCTCGTTCTTGGAAGGATTCCTTGAAGAAGTACTCGTCAGAATTGAACCCGCTGATGAAGAATCACCGACGCCGAGTAACTAA